The DNA window TTCACAGCACGGGTCCTCACCGCCGCCGGTCTTCTTCACCGCCACGTCCACCGGAGGAACTTCATTGCCGCAAGAATTAAATGGGTACGTGATCCTTACTTAGATAATGTCGTCCAAAGAGAGAAAGATCTCAAATCAGTAATCTCCCTCAAAAACCTAATCTTTTCTCAACCTTCAAAATTCCTTCCCATCTCCGTCGCTTCCCTTGAAAAGGACCGTCTTGGACTCCCGACCACTGTCGTAAAGTTTATCGAGTATTACCCATCTGTTTTTTCCGAATTCCGGCCAGAAAAGCCGCTATCTTTGCCCCACTTGAAGCTTACCCGTCAAGCTTTAGCTATCCACCGAGAGGAAACACGATTGTCCAATTCTCAGGAACAGCTTAAAGAAGCGGCGGAAAGGTTGGCTAAGTTTCTGATGCTCGCCGGAGCTGGAAGGGTTCCTTTTGTTATTATTGACAGGTTTAGATATGATCTTGGTTTACCTCTTAATTATGTTCTCAATCTTCTTCCAGATTACCCTGATTACTTTCAGATGTGTAGTATAAGATGTAATAATGGTTGTGAAATGCTTGGATTAGAGTTGGTTTCATGGAAGAATGAATTAGCAGTTTCAGTTATGCAGAAGAAGGAAATGGATAACAATGTGGGTAATAGAAGAATACCTTTTCTGATGGAGCTGCCAAGAGGGTTTGATTTGGAGAAGAAAGTGATGAATTGGGTTCATCAGTTTCAGAGATTACCATACATTTCTCCTTACGAAAATGCATTTCATTTACCGCCGAAGAGCGATCAGGCTGAGAAATGGGCGGTTGGGATTGTACATGAACTGCTCCATCTTCTTGTTTCAAAGAAGACTGAAAGAGAGAATCTGTATTCTCTAGGGGATTATTTAGGGTTTGGGATGAGGTTCAAGAACGCTCTGGTGCACCATCCTGGAATATTCTATGTATCGAATAAGAATAGCACTCAGACTGTTGTTCTTAGAGAGGCTTTTAGGAAGGATttcttgattttgaaaaatccaCTCATGGGGATAAGACATAGGTATATCCACCTTATGAACAAACAACCACCTAATTTGAGACGGAAATTGATCCCATTTGAATCTAGTCGTCGTATGAACCGGGTTTTGTTAGCATCCAAACATGGCTTAGTTTGATTCTTAGGATTTATCTGCATTGTTATTGCTGAAATTGGTAGTTTCTGGATTACTACTTCAATAGAGTAAAATAGATATAAGgcaagaagagaagaagataagCCTGTGTTTAAAGgtttattttcagttttcttCACTTCTTGCTTTTATCTCTTTACAATGGATGGACTTTAGTTCTTCAGGGTATTAGAGATCATGGTTACTTAATTCACTATACttgtataataattaatgttgatttaatttgttctcAAATTTGACAATTTGATTACTTCATTTGGTTTAATTGTTCTTAGACTTGGTATTCTacattttaagttaaattattatcttgAGACAgtcaaaaattgaaaatttatataaaataaattgatgatcattgtaatttaaaagattattatttatgtataaaattaatttaagaaataattttgtaatgttcTTAGTCAACTATCCTAGGTCAGAAGTAATTGTGGATTTGATTGAGTTGGTTTTtctgataattttatattcaccCTATTTCGGTTATACTTTagtcattatatattttaagacttaaaaaaaaaaaaagttcaaatttaTTGTTTCTGATTTGATGTTCAATCTTACAcaactttcataaaaaataattattttatagattaaataaaaattaatgaagagTTATTTTGTCAAAGGTGGTACTATGTAAAAGCAGATTTGAggtgaaaaaaaaagttatcacaaattaatcataaaaatgaaTTCTATGTAAAAGAAAAACTTGATGAAGTAATATAATCCAACCAAATTAATGATCCCActcaattttgatttgaaaaataataactgCACATCTTTGAATTCAAACTCAAACAACCACAACTTCTCAATAGCGGTTTGATAATGcttcattttgaaaatttactCAAATGATGATTGAATCAAAGATCTAATCACAATTTGTATATGTAAAATCCCTTACATCCCTTCAAAATACACTACAATTTTCAGTTCAATTTTTCGGTTTGACAAATAATATCTGTACATCTTTGAATTCAAACTCGAACAGCCACAACTTCTCAATAGAGGTttgataatgtttgattatgaaAATTCACTCAAATCATTCTTCAAATATCTAATCACGGGTACTAACCAGACTCAATTAATAGTTCTTGAGAAACTTTTTATGGGTTGATGCTAAGGACATGAATGATTACACCAGTTTCAACAATGTGATGTTTTTCGATACCAGCTACATCAAAGGTAGCGATAAAATATTGTTTGCTCCTTTTATTGGAGTTAATCATCGCATTCAACTGGTACTACTCGGGTGTGCTTTTTATCCGATGAAACAAATCAACTTTTGAATGAGTAATGAAGTCATGAATTAATAGTTCTTGAGAAACTTTTTATGGGTTGATGCTAAGGACATGAATGATTACACCAGTTTCAACAATGTGATGTTTTTCGATACCAGCTACATCAAAGGTAGCGATAAAATATTGTTTGCTCCTTTTATTGGAGTTAATCATCGCATTCAACTGGTACTACTCGGGTGTGCTTTTTATCCGATGAAACAAATCAACTTTTGAATGAGTAATGAAGTCATGACATAGAGAAATAGATGAAAGTGCACCTAAATTGATAATGACAGATCAAGGCATTGCTTTGAAGACATCTATCAAAGAAGTTTTCCCTAATACACGCCATTTCTTTATAAACCTTCCATATTTTTAGTTAAGTATATCAAGTCATATACAAAAAGAAACAGTTATACTATAAATACAAATGAATCTCTCAATTTactatataagaataaaaaatattaaagaaaaatcatAACTTAAAATAGAAATTGGCTTTATGCAGATTATCTCCCAAAATGGTAAAATccataattagttataaatagtATTCATACAAGAAAGAAGTCAACCTAACATGCACACCTATAAACTgacataaaaaagaaaaatgctGCCTAATTAGGAATGTAGAATCCGTCGTGATCAATGTTTTCAATAACTGCTGGCCAACTAATGTTAGGAGCTTGTAGTTCAACCATTTCAATTAGGACCAAAATGCTTCTTACATTGCAGAGCATAACATAGGAGGGAATCAAGCGAAAGGTTCAAGAGAAATTAAGTACAAGATAAAAGTTGAACCTACAAGCTGTTTGGTTGAATCAATCAAAACATCAATATTCCATTAGTTCATTACAGACGGATCAAAATTCAGAAGAACTGTACCACCAAGAGCACACAATAAAATGTTGAAACTGTATGATGGTGGTCattgaaggaattgtgtcctttaatttaatgtgcaatgactaaacttggataggacaaattaacagatataatttaatccgattattttaggagtcgcagtgctttgctagaagccaactacgattaatggggttaaacctataactattataatcgggtcctatgacgtcacacttagagttgaccgactagataaacgagaaagatggttaattattaatacatattagatattattaataataagaaatattatttatttgtgaaataaaataatatataattaatacatattagatattattaataataagaaatattatttatttgtgaaataaaataatatataattaatggttaattatggagttaagattgtaaaataaaataatatataattaatggttaattatggagttaagattgtgaaataaaataatatataatattggttaattatggaattttatttaatacaaaaggattcacttatttgcaagaaaacgggagtgaatagagagagaattgttcctcttttaaaacggcttttgctatattacggtgagaactccaagaggaagaaatcatcttttaatctagcaattggattgcttcccctttgtctttttcgtcctagcagtcgaaagtaaagagatctagtcgggctcgtgtggaccaagtagaggagcaacacgtggggctctcgattattcattactaccagatctgatccggttcacgcatcaaaagtatatttctataaactatatatcatgattctatcaattatgcatgatcatatgattagatgtttagattagatctataaattattccgctgcgAATATCTAATTAACCAACAGTCATCCAGTCCAGTATTTATGTAAAGGACTGTGCCAAGTATTCTGACAACAACAACTTCAGTCAAAAGGTAAAAACAAAGACATCTCCTTGCAGTGTGACACACTAAATTTAGATCCATAGCCCAATTCCTTTATAATATAAAGGCCATATATGCTCATCTTCTTCGTAATACAAAGCACTTCAAAATATGCaatctaattttcaaataagacaTAGGCATGAAATTGATTTATCAATTCTTTCCATTCTGGATTCACAatctaaaatgttaaaaaaacatCGAGCATCCATAGGACCTTAGGGCAGCACCACGAAGCTTAGGTTCAACTTTAGCTTACCGGTAGATTTCAGCTGAGACCATAAAAAATCCTAgagaaattttaaaagaaaatgtaacGGTCAAACATTACtaattaaaacattcaaaagGAATCAAACCTTCACCTAGTTATCCGTCTCAAAGATAACATGCacatctttataaaatttccaACTAGAAAGATGATCATCAGTCTGGGTGTATAAACTCACCGGTCCTGGGTTAGCTCTGAGCTAAGTTtattggtcatagacctgggaATTCTCGGTTGAGTTCGAGATTCCTCAATCCTAGATTTaacttctcggtcctaggtggagattgttggtcATAGGTTCGGGAGTCCTCGGTTTAAATTCTCGGTTGGATGGaaaaaatcctcggtcggactTCTCGATCCTGGGTGGAGATTGTCGTTCGGACCTCTTAGTCCTAGTCAAGAacattggtcggacctctcggtcctatcGAATTTCTcgatcggacctctcggtcctaagatTGGATTTCTCGGTCTTAGGTCTCGATCTGGACTAATAGTTATCGATTGGACCTTTCGGCTCTCAAGAACATAAAAgtgcaaattttattttaagcttgaattttttgatccaagagcttgggtaacttcacaaagctcccagaaacatgttgatcatcatcttaaAGTATCAATCAACCAGCTGGATGACGATCGAATCATTCAAAACagtttatgataaaataaaatggatttttgattttaaagatattttgagGATAATTGAACTATCCAATTGCTTcattatatctcatatacttgattgataccaaaaacaagaacactgaatgttcgttttgaccaaatcaagaactcaaaaaaaatcaattattttgaaaattttaattttgatcaaacatggtCGGGATGGATCGAACATGATCTAAAcagtttcccaacatgattacaatcatgttgagaAACTTTATGAGTTGTGATTAAGGATAATTAGCCTAAGAACAACAAAtacgttttttttaaattaaaatttaggtttttctgtttaaggttgattgattgtCTCTAACCTATTcagaaagtttataaataatcttaggaTTGATTTCTAACCATAAAAACCATAAACATCAAGCATAAaagcttatgcaatttaaaatataaaaatttcaaattcaaactataaatatgaattaaaggatgattgaaaCCTTATCAAGGATTTGAGAACACTCCTAGATTTCTAGGGAAGATTTTAGAATGCTTAGATCCAAGCTTTGGAGCCTTAAttcaaaaattcgaaaaatctgAAATCTTGAACCTTTAATTGCAGatttgattttctttgattCATGGATTGAGATGTTATCTCTTGCCTTCAGAATGATTTAGGTAAGATATTTATAACTGTCTAAGGTCAATTGGAGGAGTCAAGTGGACTGAATCATttaaaagccattaatgacgttttggttgttcttctgGCCACTTGCTGGAATATgggtgattcatccctattgatgtaggggaaatgatcaccgttgtagggtgatcatttcacttttTGAACGGAGTCAATCCGTCCAGAAACGACGAatttccatctttgaaaaatcaaagatggttgCGGATGGTTATCCATTTGGTGATCGCATTGAAGACGATGGTGGCgcatgaaacgacgtcgtttatGCACGTTAGAGCGTTCTGTTAGTGGTCTGTCCAACACCGTTGGCGTTTGGGCGTTCCATTAGCGATTCGACTAATAGACGTTAGGCGATCTGGTGCCTCGCGAGTGCGCGCTCCTTCTACTACAACGGGCTACGCGGGCACGCCTAGAGCGTTGGATAAGAATCCCGTTTTATAGAACTTAATAAAGTACCCATAAAATCCATGGGATAAAGATAATCATAGGTATTGAAATATCAATTTCTATTTGGTATGAATATCAATAGATTATTCATAATAGTCATGTACAAATGACTAATGTTTAATGTCAAGAGATATGTTGGGAACATGAAAAATCTAACAATTTTCATgtgggttactaacaagtaacactCAAGGTGATCATATGTGTATGTTTGCGAGACTATCAACATAAGAGTCTCGGTGAGAGCTAACAAGCTTACTTATGGGTCTTATTAACAAGTAATGTGTTGAacgatcatatacaaatgatcatGATACTATCAATAAATATGTTTGTCATGGGAGCTAACGAACTTGCCACATAGGTCGCTCGCAGGTAAGGCTGAGGACgattatgtataaatgatcgtggtactatcaatatatatatatattcacatttTGTGAATTAAAAGAAGaatacctatcgagtgataaaGTTTTGTTTGAggacctatcgagggatagggttttATTAGGATCATGTATTAATGATAGTTGTGCTTGTTGATGAAAGAAGCTTGGATACATATTAAGGGATAAGATTGTGATATGCCTGTTTGGATGACAGGGCTTAGATTACCTATCGAGCGATAGGGTTTTTCTTggatacctattgagagatggggtaatatttttgagatatttggtCGTAGTGATGTTAAGAGAGGGGAAACGagatcatgtacgaacgatctcacatacctatcaacatatagagttTAGGATACCTAACTATAATTACGATTTAAAaacgggatcgtgtacgaacgatctcacatacctatcaacaaataaagttttgatacctaactacaattagggtttaaacaagatcatgtacgaacaatctcacgtacctatcgacatatagagttTATGTATCTAACTaatattagggtttagaaatggGCTaatgtacgaacgatctcacgtacctatcgaaATATAGGGTTTAGGTatctaactacaattagggttta is part of the Impatiens glandulifera chromosome 1, dImpGla2.1, whole genome shotgun sequence genome and encodes:
- the LOC124915000 gene encoding protein WHAT'S THIS FACTOR 9, mitochondrial — translated: MSLFTARVLTAAGLLHRHVHRRNFIAARIKWVRDPYLDNVVQREKDLKSVISLKNLIFSQPSKFLPISVASLEKDRLGLPTTVVKFIEYYPSVFSEFRPEKPLSLPHLKLTRQALAIHREETRLSNSQEQLKEAAERLAKFLMLAGAGRVPFVIIDRFRYDLGLPLNYVLNLLPDYPDYFQMCSIRCNNGCEMLGLELVSWKNELAVSVMQKKEMDNNVGNRRIPFLMELPRGFDLEKKVMNWVHQFQRLPYISPYENAFHLPPKSDQAEKWAVGIVHELLHLLVSKKTERENLYSLGDYLGFGMRFKNALVHHPGIFYVSNKNSTQTVVLREAFRKDFLILKNPLMGIRHRYIHLMNKQPPNLRRKLIPFESSRRMNRVLLASKHGLV